The following are encoded in a window of Candidatus Methylomirabilis limnetica genomic DNA:
- a CDS encoding thiamine pyrophosphate-binding protein, with the protein MTGAETIAECLKAQGVEFVFGIRGLHITAVADAAKRRGVRFIEVRHEQSAAFMADAYARVTGKVGVVIAGTGAGTAATMVGLQEAYCSSSPVLLIASQIEQAHLHKGWGDLHEVKNQHGLISNVTEACYDVATPSDIPHSLQAIFSRMAHGRPRPYGLEVPVDVLNAELAAPFSYQPVTHTPTLPDAQRLAEAVERIARAVRPVIYAGGGAIASGAGQAIKRLTELLNAPVLTSIKGKGVLSEAHDLSLGNLGTEGPVRALIEKADLAIVVGTRFSNRSTGKWSLRLPPHWVRVDIDELQFAKTHPGIQGSHIVELVGDARITLEYILGRLEKQSSRPQGFEGLEVIRAKKQTMESVRATYPAEVKLLEDIRHVIKRDAIVTNDSTMATYWARRYFEVYEPGTFLWAMGSGTIGFGLPAAIGAKLAKPDRQVLALCGDGGFLFSCQELATAVKHRAAIVVLLFNDNAFGMVDYGQRKDGHLFGDEALANPDFIALARSFGAEAERVDSLDQISEVVEKALARNRLTVIEVPVALRPAPDLS; encoded by the coding sequence ATGACTGGCGCAGAGACGATAGCCGAATGCCTCAAAGCTCAAGGTGTTGAGTTCGTATTCGGCATACGTGGCCTACATATCACCGCTGTCGCAGATGCCGCCAAGCGACGTGGCGTTCGATTTATTGAGGTGCGTCATGAGCAATCTGCGGCGTTCATGGCGGATGCCTATGCGCGGGTCACCGGCAAGGTTGGAGTTGTGATAGCAGGCACAGGAGCCGGCACTGCCGCCACCATGGTCGGGTTGCAGGAAGCCTATTGCAGTTCCTCACCGGTGTTGCTTATCGCCAGTCAGATCGAGCAAGCGCATCTGCATAAAGGCTGGGGCGACCTTCATGAGGTCAAAAACCAGCATGGTCTGATTTCGAATGTGACAGAGGCGTGCTACGACGTGGCGACACCCTCAGACATTCCTCACAGCCTCCAGGCGATATTCTCCAGGATGGCACATGGGCGGCCGCGACCCTATGGCCTTGAGGTTCCGGTGGATGTCCTGAATGCGGAGCTTGCCGCCCCCTTCTCGTATCAGCCGGTCACGCACACGCCAACCCTTCCCGACGCGCAGAGGCTGGCAGAGGCGGTCGAGCGGATTGCCAGGGCGGTGCGGCCTGTCATCTATGCCGGGGGTGGCGCGATCGCCTCAGGGGCGGGCCAGGCGATTAAACGACTGACCGAGTTGCTCAACGCCCCGGTGCTCACCAGCATCAAAGGGAAAGGGGTGCTCTCTGAGGCTCATGATCTCTCCCTTGGAAATCTGGGGACGGAGGGACCCGTTCGGGCGCTCATCGAGAAGGCCGATCTCGCCATCGTGGTCGGCACGCGGTTCAGCAACCGATCGACCGGCAAATGGTCATTGAGGCTTCCGCCGCACTGGGTCAGGGTTGATATAGACGAGCTGCAGTTTGCCAAAACCCATCCAGGCATTCAAGGCAGCCATATCGTTGAGCTGGTGGGAGACGCTCGTATAACCTTAGAGTACATTCTCGGAAGGCTTGAAAAGCAGTCGTCACGCCCGCAGGGCTTTGAAGGGCTAGAGGTCATCAGGGCAAAAAAGCAGACCATGGAAAGCGTGAGAGCGACATACCCTGCCGAAGTGAAGCTGCTCGAAGATATCAGGCACGTGATAAAACGCGACGCCATCGTAACCAACGATTCGACCATGGCGACGTACTGGGCGCGTAGATACTTCGAGGTCTACGAACCCGGAACATTTCTCTGGGCGATGGGGAGCGGGACGATCGGGTTCGGGCTGCCGGCAGCCATCGGTGCCAAGCTCGCCAAGCCTGACCGTCAGGTCCTGGCGCTGTGTGGTGACGGCGGATTTCTCTTCTCCTGTCAGGAGCTGGCGACCGCAGTCAAACACCGAGCCGCCATTGTCGTCTTACTCTTTAACGACAATGCCTTTGGTATGGTGGACTATGGTCAACGGAAGGACGGACACCTGTTTGGCGACGAAGCGCTCGCGAACCCGGACTTCATCGCCTTGGCAAGGTCGTTTGGAGCCGAAGCAGAGCGGGTCGATTCGCTCGATCAGATCAGTGAGGTCGTTGAGAAGGCATTAGCGCGAAACCGGCTGACAGTCATCGAGGTCCCGGTCGCCTTACGCCCCGCACCTGACCTGTCCTGA
- a CDS encoding Druantia anti-phage system protein DruA, translated as MEQSMTVNVQQIRQLLTATPDWHRTRLSLEICRLWNWQSPTGQYKDMACRSLLLKLERAGSIVLPPRQGKLTFTSRPSYPSVPYRKEGISDSLKALIPLRITVVSLKSEDYALFNCLLSQYHYLGYRGAVGENIKYLIRDASHRPLSCLLFGHPTERQSHCRNLHRLPWRSRDPTSCRSRLWRLQAERRRHLQA; from the coding sequence ATGGAACAATCCATGACCGTAAATGTCCAGCAAATCCGACAGCTGCTTACTGCCACCCCCGACTGGCACCGCACCCGCCTCTCTTTGGAGATTTGCAGGTTGTGGAACTGGCAAAGTCCCACAGGGCAATACAAAGACATGGCCTGCCGCAGCCTCCTGCTGAAACTGGAGCGAGCTGGCTCTATTGTGTTGCCTCCCCGCCAGGGGAAACTTACTTTTACGTCCCGTCCTTCTTATCCATCTGTTCCATATCGAAAGGAAGGGATCAGCGACAGTCTCAAGGCATTGATTCCCCTTCGGATCACGGTTGTAAGCCTCAAATCGGAGGATTATGCGCTGTTCAACTGCCTCTTGTCACAATATCATTACCTGGGTTACCGTGGCGCTGTAGGGGAAAACATCAAATACCTGATTCGCGATGCTTCGCACCGCCCCCTGTCCTGTCTCCTGTTTGGCCATCCTACAGAAAGGCAATCTCACTGCCGCAACCTGCACCGATTGCCATGGCGCTCACGAGATCCGACGAGCTGCCGATCCCGCCTCTGGCGTCTTCAAGCAGAACGTCGCCGTCACCTGCAAGC
- a CDS encoding BrnT family toxin, with protein sequence MFDIKKSEGNKIKHGIDFYEAQALWDDPDLIEIPLITSDEPRLLVIGKWLGRHWSGIITYRGDRIRMISVRRARKEEVDIYEGE encoded by the coding sequence ATTTTCGACATCAAGAAGAGCGAAGGCAATAAGATAAAACATGGAATCGATTTTTACGAAGCCCAGGCGCTATGGGATGACCCTGATTTGATTGAAATTCCCTTAATAACAAGCGATGAGCCAAGACTCCTCGTGATTGGCAAGTGGTTGGGGAGGCATTGGTCAGGGATTATTACATATAGGGGCGATAGGATAAGAATGATTTCAGTGCGACGTGCCAGGAAAGAGGAGGTTGATATATATGAAGGCGAGTGA
- the brnA gene encoding type II toxin-antitoxin system BrnA family antitoxin: protein MKASELDKRFDEGEDISKHLDRSKARRPEREQKRVNVDFPLWMINLLDKESKRLGVPRQSIIKVWVAERLEKVMVTTQADRL, encoded by the coding sequence ATGAAGGCGAGTGAATTAGACAAGAGATTCGACGAAGGTGAGGATATCTCCAAACACCTCGATCGGTCCAAGGCCAGAAGGCCTGAGCGGGAGCAGAAAAGGGTAAATGTAGATTTCCCTTTATGGATGATCAACCTGTTGGATAAAGAATCAAAACGGTTAGGTGTGCCCAGGCAATCCATTATCAAAGTTTGGGTGGCAGAACGTCTTGAAAAAGTAATGGTAACTACTCAGGCAGATAGACTGTAG